From Sphingomonas sp. PAMC26645:
GTTCGATACTGCACGCAGCAGGACCTAGAAGGCGTTGCGATACTGCTCGTTGCCGATGAAGCCGAGCTTGGTGATCGCGGACCGCTTGATGACGGCCAGCGTGCGATCGACCACTTCATACTTCGATTCGGGATCGGGCTGGAAGTGGAGTTCGGGCTCTGGCGTCATGCCGGCGGACTGGTCCAGATACTGGCGCAGCGTCACCTCGTCGACCGGCGAACCGTTCCATGCGACCGTACCGGCGGGATCGATCGAGATCTTGTTCTTCTGCGGATCGACCGGGTTCTGCGGCTGGTTCTTGCTGTTGACCGGAAGGTCGACCTTCACCGCATGCGTCTGAATGGGGATCGTGATGATGAACATGATGAGGAGAACGAGCAGGACGTCGATCAACGGCGTCATGTTCATTTCCATCATCGGCGCGCCATCTTCTTTGCCGCCGCTCATTGCCATCTTATACTACTCCTAAATACGTCCGAGCGATCATCAGCGTTCGGCATCAGCGTTCGCCATCAAC
This genomic window contains:
- a CDS encoding biopolymer transporter ExbD, with the protein product MAMSGGKEDGAPMMEMNMTPLIDVLLVLLIMFIITIPIQTHAVKVDLPVNSKNQPQNPVDPQKNKISIDPAGTVAWNGSPVDEVTLRQYLDQSAGMTPEPELHFQPDPESKYEVVDRTLAVIKRSAITKLGFIGNEQYRNAF